The following are encoded in a window of Deltaproteobacteria bacterium genomic DNA:
- a CDS encoding type II toxin-antitoxin system VapC family toxin, giving the protein MTEKIILDSWAVLAWLQGEPSGAVIRDLLEWAEGDEDAGVRAKRSLIDGLRRPKLLINIINLGEVFYLIGRRKGEQYAQETIDEIRTGPIEIVPATDDLVLKAASLKIKHTIAYADAFAVATAIAKDGKLISGDPELRALKETTILWLGKRD; this is encoded by the coding sequence ATGACTGAGAAGATCATCCTTGACTCCTGGGCGGTGCTAGCATGGCTTCAAGGTGAACCATCAGGAGCGGTGATCAGAGATCTCCTCGAGTGGGCTGAGGGCGATGAAGATGCGGGGGTCAGGGCAAAAAGATCCTTGATAGATGGTCTGAGGCGGCCGAAGCTTCTCATCAACATCATCAATCTCGGTGAGGTATTTTACCTCATAGGAAGAAGAAAGGGAGAACAATATGCTCAGGAGACCATCGATGAGATTCGCACAGGCCCCATTGAGATCGTTCCAGCTACTGATGATCTCGTTCTTAAAGCTGCCTCGCTCAAGATCAAGCATACGATTGCCTATGCTGATGCCTTTGCCGTAGCTACCGCCATTGCCAAGGATGGCAAGTTGATCAGCGGTGACCCAGAATTAAGGGCTTTAAAGGAAACCACCATCTTATGGTTGGGTAAAAGGGATTAA
- a CDS encoding IS1380 family transposase codes for MIRQTVLPFKLKRTQEGITARSGLALYAEFFTAMGVEALIDRHLPRPGSGRGFKAISYIKPLSMMLYGGGESIEDVRGLREDSLRELMGLRGIPSSSAIGDWLRRMGQRGGIEGMERVNDGITRKVLRKEDRKGYTLIVDPTIIESQKREAQMTYLGCKGYRPVIATLKENGVVIAYEFKQGNDNGGRLRILKRAFSKMPQGKKIEKVLLDAEYYSNEVIEYLEDKGVRWAICVDKDASVMESIRAIVEGQWRPLETSDGIITDREVAETVHTTNRGRGAFRLVVVRWKERQGDLFHDTYHYHCIATNMVEESAQEVVWRYNGRAQIENHIKEIKAGFGMEWMPSGEFAANAVHFAIGVMTYNLFIAQKLLAMPEGWHTKTIKSIRWLLVEVGGKLIEHGRRMVLKIAAGIDKYKIYLEIRRRTYELMLE; via the coding sequence ATGATACGGCAAACGGTGCTACCTTTCAAGCTTAAAAGGACACAGGAAGGGATTACTGCCAGGAGTGGCCTTGCGCTTTATGCCGAATTTTTCACAGCAATGGGTGTGGAGGCGTTGATCGATCGGCACCTGCCCCGGCCTGGTTCAGGCAGGGGATTTAAGGCGATCAGCTATATCAAGCCTCTTTCGATGATGTTATATGGGGGTGGGGAGAGTATTGAGGATGTGAGAGGGCTACGAGAGGATTCGCTCAGAGAGCTCATGGGGCTTAGGGGGATTCCCTCCTCATCTGCCATTGGGGACTGGCTCAGGCGGATGGGGCAGCGGGGTGGCATTGAAGGGATGGAGAGGGTCAATGATGGAATCACCAGGAAGGTGTTGCGCAAGGAGGATCGCAAGGGATACACGTTGATCGTTGATCCCACCATTATCGAATCACAAAAGCGAGAGGCGCAGATGACTTATTTGGGATGCAAGGGGTATCGACCTGTTATTGCCACGTTGAAGGAGAACGGGGTGGTCATTGCCTATGAATTTAAACAGGGCAATGACAATGGGGGCAGGCTGCGGATATTGAAAAGGGCCTTCAGCAAGATGCCCCAGGGCAAAAAGATAGAAAAGGTGTTGTTAGACGCTGAATATTACAGCAACGAGGTCATTGAGTATTTGGAGGACAAGGGGGTTCGATGGGCGATTTGTGTGGACAAGGATGCCTCGGTGATGGAGTCGATCAGGGCCATTGTTGAAGGGCAGTGGAGGCCTCTGGAGACATCAGATGGGATCATAACGGACAGGGAGGTGGCCGAGACGGTGCATACCACGAACAGGGGCAGGGGTGCGTTTCGTCTGGTTGTTGTGCGCTGGAAGGAGCGGCAGGGGGATCTTTTCCATGACACCTATCACTACCATTGTATTGCCACCAACATGGTTGAAGAAAGTGCTCAAGAAGTGGTATGGCGATACAACGGCAGGGCGCAGATAGAGAATCACATCAAAGAGATCAAGGCTGGGTTTGGGATGGAGTGGATGCCCAGTGGGGAGTTTGCTGCCAATGCGGTTCATTTTGCAATTGGGGTCATGACCTATAACCTTTTTATTGCCCAGAAGCTGCTGGCCATGCCTGAGGGGTGGCATACCAAGACCATCAAGAGTATCAGGTGGTTATTGGTGGAGGTGGGGGGAAAGCTGATCGAACATGGCAGGAGGATGGTTTTAAAGATAGCTGCGGGCATTGATAAATACAAGATCTATCTTGAGATAAGAAGGCGGACATATGAGTTAATGCTGGAATGA
- a CDS encoding AbrB/MazE/SpoVT family DNA-binding domain-containing protein, which produces MAEKKAIEVALRLKRQITLPREVCEQLRIAPGDKLELILEGDVLMARPKKVVALEALKEIREAFERSGITEEELQEAGRQVREKVFKERYATKI; this is translated from the coding sequence ATGGCAGAGAAAAAGGCGATAGAGGTGGCTTTGCGTCTGAAAAGGCAGATCACTCTCCCAAGGGAAGTCTGTGAGCAGCTCAGGATTGCGCCTGGCGATAAGCTGGAACTGATCTTGGAGGGCGATGTTCTTATGGCCAGACCTAAAAAGGTGGTTGCGCTGGAGGCGCTAAAAGAGATCCGTGAGGCTTTTGAACGTTCTGGGATTACTGAGGAGGAACTCCAAGAGGCGGGTCGACAGGTGAGGGAAAAGGTCT